The Armatimonadota bacterium DNA window CGGGGCGGAGGAAGTTGGCCATCTGCTCCACGAAGATCCGGTCATAAGAGGTATCGTTCGCCCAGGCGGTGATCAGGGGAACGTTGTCCGTCAGGGCGATGGCTCGGAATCGGGGCCAGCCGGGGACAGCCGCTCCCTTGTTCAGGTCGTTGGCCAGGTGGGAAGCGGTGGACGAGCTGCCACCGTTTCCGGCGATGAAGATGGTGCGCCCCTGGCGCCATGCCTGGAAGAGCACCTCCTCCACCCGGGCCAGAGCCTCTCCCGGCAGGCGGAGGAGCGCGTCCGCCAGACTATTGATGTACCGGGATGGTTCCACGGACCGTCCTGGCTTCCACAGGGCTCCTCAGTGGCCGCCCCACCAGCAGGCGGAGGAAAGAGCGGATCATGATCTCCACGTCCACCCAGATGGTGTAGTTCCGGATGTAAAACAGATTGGACTCCATCTCCTC harbors:
- a CDS encoding SIS domain-containing protein, which gives rise to MEPSRYINSLADALLRLPGEALARVEEVLFQAWRQGRTIFIAGNGGSSSTASHLANDLNKGAAVPGWPRFRAIALTDNVPLITAWANDTSYDRIFVEQMANFLRPGDVFVAISGSGNSANIVAALRWARKAGAVTVGLTGGDGGELQGLADVSVVVPTDVMEQIEDMHLVIAHALCTSLRARIRNGAGTVAAAGTS